tcgagggagtgccggcggatctcttcaaaacggttcgtcggcaacagccaaaaaaggtttctgttttgctttcaatgaaaagttctgtaaatggggagcatcatgtaaattcagacatgaatgttctgggtgtggtggatcccacccttccagtaagtgtttcaaaaagaacaaattgggaggaacacaggagctccctgaaaaagggactaactccggtgaggctaagcgggatggagctgtggctcgtactttacgctaaacagaaaggttgtggtgataaggccttgttgttgctacatggttttgagtttggtttcagaattccatcttcgggaggcgttgttcattacaggggtaaccttaagtctgctagggaatggcctgaggttgttaggagtaagcttgagaaggaggtttctttgggtcgaatggcaggtccttttaaaatatctcctatcccccatttgcgtatttctcctttaggagtggttcctaagaaagagcctggtaaatttcgtttaattcaccacttatcatttccaaaaggtggatctgttaatgatgatattccggatgaattatcgtctgtgtcttatacatcatttgtcatggcggttaagttggtcagagaggctgggcaattcgctttaatggctaaaatagatattgaggcggcttttcggttacttccagttcatccttcttcacattatttgcTGGGTTGTTGCTTTGAgggttttttctacattgacttatgtctcccgatgggttgttctatttcttgttctctgtttgaatgctttagttcatttttggaatgggttgttaaattcaggtctggattttcttcagtagttcattatctggatgattttctttttgttggtccccatgattcggacgtttgtttgaaattaagggattgtttttattcaatggcatctgattttggggttcctattgcaatggaaaaatctgagggtccagttacggcccttaaatttctgggtattacaatagattctgaaagtatggaatgtaggctgcctctggaaaagattgtggatttgtcagaaatgattcagcaatttttggcggtccgtaaggtgactttgagaaaaatgcaatctttacttggaaagttgaattttgcttgcagaatcattcctattggtagagttttttctagaagaatgtcattggctacgtctggtgttagtaagcctcatcattttgtaaggattaaaaaaggtcacaaggatgatttgaaggtttggttggaattccttaaaaattttaatggtgttgcaatattcatggaagctagggtctctaatgttgatttggatttgataactgatgcagctgggggtgttggtttcggggcttattttcaagggcattggtgcgctgaagtgtggcctcaagagtgggtcaatttaggtttaaccaagaacctagttttccttgagctatttcctattctggtggctctgtttgtgtgggaagtggatttgatgaataaatccatattgtttcatacagataatatgggtgttgtttctgctattaattctttatctgcatcatcattaccagttttgcgtttattaagagtgctagtcctgaaatgtttaagtatgaatgttttcgtcagggcaaaacatatccctggtaagcttaatttgatagcagattctttatctcgttcacagtggtctcgctttcgagagttggcgcctcaggcggacgtagttggagcgacgtttcccgtccaactttggaagcttgggacggaggattggctgaattaattaaaaaatctttggctccaggtacttggacgtcctatgtatcagtttggaaggaatgggaaatgtggttatgtcaatctgaaattaaagaagggtatgatgatgtcacgggttgcttattggaatggatgtggcattggggaaatgtgggtttgtcaccatctaatatggaaagaagattggcggcccttgcttttagatttcgcttattaggtttgtctgatgttacaaaggttttttgggtccgtcaggttcttaaaggcttgaagaaaaagacaaaggttagagataagagaagacctattacattttctttacttcaaaaagtttgggtggtattagcagagatttgtgcatcaagatttgaattaatattatttagaacggcctttgtattggccttttttggggcatttagagtttcggaattggtaagccctagcaaaaaagtgtcaggtggtttacaaaaagaagatgtattatggaatgataacagagtagaaatattactgagaaatagtaaaactgacatatatgggaaaggcaagaacatagtgctattccctagcggtggtgaaatatgtccatgtcaggtaatgatgctttatgggtccatacggcctttgcaggatggccctttgttggttcattcagacggttcttttttatcacaatatcaatttagagccattttaagaggttcaattgttttattgggtcttaatcctttagagtttggatctcattctttccggattggagcggctactgaagccgctatgttaggtctcagagaggatatagttaaaaagattggtagatggggttcaagtcgttataaatcttatgttaggcctgatttaaggatataaaaaaaaaaaaaaaaaccttgaatagaatgtatgttttggaatgtttgagttgtaatcatcctgaacactcctttttctcttattttaggtgtaaagatcgtatgggtgatggggcattcgtttatatactgggccaatgctgaggccagtaagaaaatgggcggccttcagcttgggtgtcctgtggatcaatgggaggtcaaatggtttgggattagggggatgtgctgggaactcttttttccgttgtttctagattttggcagaatgtttcctcgtcctcaggttttgatagtgcatttggggggaaatgatttaggtatgattcctcaaaaggaactagttagaagaatcaaaagagatctgggcaacataaaggaacttcatcctgaaatcaaaataatttggtcacagattactcctaggttggtttggagatcagcgagggattatgataggctagaaaagagtcgtaaaaaaattaacaaaataattagctcttttgttaagaggttggggggaggcgtagttttccacccagattttgaaGTAGATGGAgctgaggaattttatttaaaagatggtgttcattttaaccaatttgggctgcagctatttattttcgatataaaagaagctttgggaaaaatattgggtttggcgggactgggctgttcggtcagtccagtcggtggcgggggtgctagttcccagacaaatatggtacgcaatatggccaagtgatttggaggattttaagtagttgcctctccatggggtgagtggacaactggttttataggggcaaggggttccctattaaagtttaggtgtacttggacggactcaacagggatatagctgagtccagttgttgaataacggccatcttgtttttgtgggtttgggaactagcaccgctgtggtttatgttttatttgtcagtaatgttatttatgaacatcaggtatgttctgtggaaaaatgtttgaaaatgtttgaaaatatttattactcaatatttaaattgtgttgttaataaaatggctgcggccaaattttataccaaagctgtgtgtaactcttttatttatgttattattttaacttataatggttataagattaaggccggggattgacgactttaaaggtcagggaacccctgggagttcgaagtaacgggaaggggacttgaccgttggaggaattaggccttgggtg
This genomic stretch from Bombina bombina isolate aBomBom1 chromosome 4, aBomBom1.pri, whole genome shotgun sequence harbors:
- the LOC128656213 gene encoding uncharacterized protein LOC128656213 codes for the protein MVGNDGLSGEAYGLQESWTENIRLDIEDGVPGVERFNAKGEETRTEKGQQLMTNTDPRATGFQNTEKVTAASQRIQSAVPQDPSTVVSLSRVGASGGRSWSDVSRPTLEAWDGGLAELIKKSLAPGVKIVWVMGHSFIYWANAEASKKMGGLQLGCPVDQWEVKWFGIRGMCWELFFPLFLDFGRMFPRPQVLIVHLGGNDLGMIPQKELVRRIKRDLGNIKELHPEIKIIWSQITPRLVWRSARDYDRLEKSRKKINKIISSFVKRLGGGVVFHPDFEVDGAEEFYLKDGVHFNQFGLQLFIFDIKEALGKILGLAGLGCSVSPVGGGGASSQTNMVRNMAK